One region of Syntrophobacter fumaroxidans MPOB genomic DNA includes:
- a CDS encoding R3H domain-containing nucleic acid-binding protein → MPAARVTLADDLDLLLAVMPRNIRAKIEENPQYHSLLEIVLDLGRIPEARYPGSIEELSEHPVSLEELNYVVSRVARFGDDNRAGIERTLHRISAFRNRSGSVIGLTCRVGRAVFGTVDIVRDVVESGHSLLLLGRPGVGKTTLLREAARVLADDFGKRVIIVDTSNEIGGDGDIPHPGIGRARRMQVPTPGNQHGVMIEAVENHMPEVIVIDEIGTEAEALAARTIAERGVQLIATVHGNTLENLLQNPSLSDLVGGLQSVTLSDEEARRRGTQKTVLERKLPPTFNVVIEIQEKDRLAVHHDVASVIDYSLRGFPFSPEVRIRTGDGSVEVHKPQDRDEAAPAVEAAGPARGSWAAHRRGKRKNLRVFPYGVGRVRLERAIRNLGVPVVVSADAEKADVILILKSQEKRQSKRLREIEARGVPFHLIRSNTATQIENFLRSIFSLQETGPVEEIALQEAEVAMIKVLDEQKAVELAPRNSGIRRLQHLLADQHGLRTESKGREPYRRVVIHPS, encoded by the coding sequence ATGCCCGCAGCCCGGGTTACCCTGGCCGATGACCTCGATCTGCTGCTGGCGGTCATGCCGCGAAACATTCGAGCGAAGATCGAAGAGAATCCTCAATATCATTCCCTGCTCGAAATCGTCCTGGATCTCGGTCGAATTCCGGAAGCGCGATACCCGGGAAGCATCGAGGAACTCTCGGAACATCCGGTTTCCCTGGAAGAGCTCAACTACGTTGTGTCAAGGGTGGCCCGATTCGGCGACGACAACCGCGCGGGCATCGAGCGGACCCTGCACCGTATTTCCGCCTTTCGCAACCGAAGCGGGTCCGTGATCGGGTTGACCTGCAGGGTCGGTCGCGCCGTATTCGGAACGGTGGACATCGTGAGAGACGTGGTGGAGAGCGGTCATTCGCTGCTTCTCCTGGGCAGGCCCGGGGTCGGCAAGACCACCCTTTTGCGTGAGGCCGCCCGGGTTCTGGCCGACGATTTCGGCAAGCGCGTGATCATCGTGGACACGTCCAACGAAATCGGCGGCGACGGCGACATTCCGCACCCCGGCATCGGCCGGGCGCGGCGCATGCAGGTCCCGACTCCCGGCAATCAGCATGGGGTGATGATCGAGGCCGTGGAAAACCACATGCCCGAAGTCATCGTCATCGATGAAATCGGGACCGAGGCGGAGGCGCTCGCCGCCAGAACGATCGCCGAGCGCGGCGTGCAGCTGATCGCCACGGTGCACGGGAACACCCTCGAGAATCTTCTGCAGAACCCTTCCCTCTCGGATCTCGTCGGAGGACTCCAGAGCGTCACGCTCTCCGATGAAGAGGCGCGACGCCGGGGAACCCAGAAAACCGTCCTGGAACGCAAGCTTCCGCCGACTTTCAACGTCGTCATCGAAATACAGGAAAAGGACCGGCTGGCCGTCCACCACGACGTGGCTTCGGTGATCGATTATTCTCTGCGGGGTTTTCCATTCAGCCCGGAGGTCAGGATCCGGACCGGCGACGGCAGCGTGGAGGTCCACAAGCCCCAGGACCGGGACGAAGCCGCGCCTGCCGTTGAAGCGGCCGGGCCGGCTCGCGGCTCCTGGGCCGCCCACAGGCGCGGGAAGCGCAAAAACCTGCGGGTTTTTCCTTACGGGGTCGGTCGTGTCAGGCTGGAGCGAGCCATCCGGAACCTCGGAGTCCCCGTGGTCGTCTCGGCGGACGCCGAAAAAGCCGATGTGATCCTGATTCTGAAATCGCAGGAGAAGCGCCAGTCCAAGCGCCTTCGCGAGATCGAAGCCAGGGGCGTGCCCTTTCATCTGATCAGGAGCAATACCGCCACCCAGATCGAAAATTTCCTGCGTTCGATTTTTTCGCTTCAGGAGACCGGGCCCGTCGAGGAAATCGCCCTGCAGGAGGCCGAAGTGGCCATGATCAAGGTGCTCGACGAACAGAAAGCGGTGGAGCTTGCGCCGCGCAACAGCGGCATCCGCCGTCTCCAGCACCTGCTTGCGGACCAGCACGGCCTGAGGACGGAAAGCAAAGGCCGGGAACCCTACCGACGCGTGGTCATTCACCCGTCGTAA
- a CDS encoding HEAT repeat domain-containing protein, producing MCQLRKGKSGGLALTMAVLLFFTCCVLSHAAEGDDLAADIRKLVSQGPDSDSRELSGTIENRLRSNPSLAVKLLVPRLKDREASEQELAVTVWAVGLARDPETVDVLMELAALTRSELVMRNCYHALAAIGGERPGQFLLAAYDKTPRQDIRADLIDLLCQMGYEAALPRTEGILKKDFDEYYYESVFAFGKMGDKATPFLLGKIEDPDRNVRMHSIHVLGLWLMPLEAAQPLRDHYWKEPDPELRSLVLSSLERVSPDLRTLLAFFEEVVRKEKDPAPLKFARETIDGLERMKKALDVFAAAKRTAPGDFAAQYDRLYMSAGKTGDYGVLSATSSLDDEPKLKKLRERILQRNSDESFEDYQKVNRIILMNRLLKSGGQ from the coding sequence ATGTGCCAATTGCGAAAGGGGAAGAGCGGGGGGCTCGCGCTCACGATGGCCGTCCTCCTCTTCTTCACCTGCTGCGTGCTGTCCCACGCCGCCGAAGGGGACGACCTGGCGGCCGATATCAGGAAGCTCGTTTCTCAAGGGCCGGATTCAGACTCCCGGGAATTGAGCGGCACGATCGAGAACAGGCTCCGCTCGAATCCCTCCCTTGCCGTAAAGCTGCTGGTGCCGCGCCTCAAGGACAGAGAAGCAAGCGAACAGGAGCTTGCGGTCACTGTTTGGGCGGTTGGCCTCGCACGTGATCCCGAAACGGTCGACGTTCTGATGGAACTGGCCGCTCTGACGAGGTCCGAGCTGGTGATGCGAAACTGCTATCACGCCCTCGCCGCCATCGGCGGCGAGAGGCCCGGTCAGTTTCTCCTGGCGGCCTACGACAAGACCCCCCGACAGGACATACGCGCCGACCTGATCGATCTGCTGTGCCAGATGGGTTACGAGGCCGCGCTGCCCAGAACCGAAGGCATTCTGAAAAAGGATTTCGACGAATACTACTATGAGTCCGTCTTCGCGTTCGGGAAGATGGGCGACAAGGCGACGCCCTTCCTGCTGGGAAAGATCGAGGACCCGGATCGAAACGTCAGGATGCACAGCATTCATGTGCTGGGGCTGTGGCTGATGCCGCTGGAGGCGGCGCAGCCGCTCCGGGACCATTATTGGAAAGAACCCGATCCCGAATTGCGCAGCCTCGTCTTGAGCTCCCTGGAGAGAGTCTCGCCCGACCTGAGAACCCTCCTGGCATTCTTCGAGGAAGTCGTCCGGAAGGAGAAGGACCCGGCGCCCCTGAAGTTCGCTCGGGAGACGATCGACGGTCTGGAACGCATGAAAAAGGCCCTGGATGTCTTTGCGGCGGCAAAACGCACCGCCCCGGGCGACTTCGCCGCTCAATACGACCGGTTGTACATGTCCGCGGGGAAAACCGGAGACTACGGGGTGCTGTCCGCAACCAGTTCGCTCGACGATGAGCCCAAACTGAAAAAACTCCGCGAGCGGATTTTGCAGCGCAATTCCGACGAATCGTTCGAAGACTATCAGAAAGTGAACCGGATCATTCTCATGAATCGCCTGTTGAAAAGCGGGGGGCAATAG
- the era gene encoding GTPase Era translates to MTQETPAVFKSGYVALIGAPNVGKSTLLNRFLREKISITAPKPQTTRNRILGILTEPGFQIVFMDTPGIHRAKDRFNRVLVDTALATLGEADAVCFLIEIPEPDPEINDYILENLGRIDTPVILVINKIDALADKSRLLPLIEKYRGRHSFHAVVPVSALQGEGTDELMTELVALLQEGPQYYPEDHLTDQHERFLVAELIREKVFRLAHQEVPYAVAVSVERFAEIPEKNRIDIEAVVHVERESQKAIVIGKKGQMLKEIGRQAREDIEKLLGCHVYLGIFVRVTKNWRKDPRTLAEFGYHSPDRQ, encoded by the coding sequence ATGACGCAAGAAACCCCGGCCGTATTCAAATCGGGCTACGTGGCCCTCATCGGGGCCCCGAACGTGGGCAAGTCCACCCTGCTGAACCGCTTCCTGCGGGAGAAGATTTCAATCACCGCTCCCAAGCCCCAGACAACGCGCAACCGAATCCTCGGGATTCTGACGGAACCGGGCTTCCAGATCGTCTTTATGGATACCCCGGGCATACACCGGGCCAAGGACAGGTTCAACCGGGTCCTGGTGGACACGGCGCTGGCCACGCTGGGGGAAGCGGATGCCGTATGTTTCCTCATCGAGATTCCGGAGCCGGACCCTGAAATCAACGACTACATTCTGGAAAATCTTGGACGGATCGACACGCCCGTAATCCTCGTTATCAACAAAATCGATGCCCTCGCCGACAAGAGCCGCCTCCTGCCGCTCATCGAAAAATACCGGGGACGTCATTCTTTTCACGCGGTTGTTCCGGTGTCGGCTTTGCAGGGAGAGGGCACCGACGAGCTCATGACGGAACTGGTCGCGCTCCTGCAGGAGGGGCCTCAATACTATCCCGAAGACCACCTCACGGACCAGCACGAACGGTTTCTTGTCGCCGAGCTGATCCGGGAGAAGGTTTTCCGCCTCGCGCACCAGGAGGTTCCCTACGCGGTTGCAGTGTCCGTGGAAAGATTTGCAGAGATTCCGGAGAAGAACCGAATAGACATCGAAGCCGTCGTTCACGTGGAACGCGAATCCCAGAAGGCCATCGTTATCGGAAAGAAGGGGCAGATGCTGAAGGAAATCGGTCGTCAGGCCCGTGAGGATATCGAGAAACTACTGGGCTGCCACGTCTACCTGGGCATTTTTGTGCGCGTCACGAAGAACTGGCGCAAGGATCCGCGCACACTCGCCGAATTCGGATACCATTCTCCCGACCGGCAGTGA
- a CDS encoding elongator complex protein 3 — protein sequence MTEKKPEERIYPVFLPHAGCPFRCVYCNQNAVTAPCGPSESGTAQDILRIFRLGLDRLTADARRCGIAGEISFYGGTFTSLPIAVLRQILDTVNVPIKEGLFTGIRFSTRPDALTEPCLELLSDYPVRTVELGVQSLSETVLERSRRGYGVRTVERACAAVRARGWRLGLQLMPGLPGDTCEVFLESLRRTIGLGPEFVRLYPTLVLKDTTLADWYRAGSYRPLSLEEAVRWCARAYAALREAHVPTARMGLQADPELEKPGVVLAGPYHPAFGYLVKSRYRRDRILELVRFEPEGVRTARLTAVVHDRVRSEVLGPSRENVEFIEAELGLERFNVRAEKDRDEERIDLLWD from the coding sequence TTGACTGAAAAGAAACCCGAAGAACGCATCTACCCCGTTTTTCTGCCTCATGCGGGATGCCCGTTCCGCTGCGTCTACTGCAACCAGAACGCGGTGACGGCGCCGTGCGGGCCGTCGGAATCGGGGACGGCACAGGACATCCTGCGGATTTTCCGGCTGGGGCTGGACCGCCTGACTGCTGATGCGCGCCGGTGTGGAATAGCGGGCGAAATCTCCTTCTACGGAGGAACGTTCACGTCGCTGCCCATAGCCGTATTGCGGCAGATTCTCGACACCGTCAATGTTCCCATAAAGGAAGGGTTATTCACGGGCATCAGATTTTCAACCCGCCCGGATGCTCTGACTGAGCCCTGCCTGGAGCTTCTTTCGGACTATCCGGTGAGGACGGTCGAGCTCGGGGTGCAGAGTCTTTCGGAAACGGTGTTGGAGAGGAGCCGCCGCGGCTACGGGGTGAGAACGGTGGAACGCGCATGCGCGGCAGTGCGCGCGCGCGGGTGGAGACTCGGCCTTCAGTTGATGCCGGGACTGCCGGGAGACACATGCGAGGTGTTCCTGGAATCGCTCCGTCGGACCATCGGGCTCGGACCGGAATTCGTCAGGCTGTATCCGACCCTTGTGCTGAAGGATACCACCCTGGCGGACTGGTATCGCGCGGGATCGTATCGGCCTCTGTCCCTCGAAGAGGCGGTTCGGTGGTGCGCGCGAGCCTACGCGGCCCTGCGGGAGGCGCATGTTCCCACGGCGCGGATGGGACTGCAAGCGGACCCGGAACTGGAGAAGCCGGGAGTGGTCCTGGCAGGTCCGTATCACCCCGCCTTCGGATACCTGGTCAAGTCCAGGTACCGGCGAGACCGGATCCTGGAACTGGTGCGGTTCGAACCCGAGGGCGTCAGGACCGCGAGACTGACTGCCGTCGTCCACGACCGGGTCCGATCCGAAGTGCTGGGCCCGTCTCGTGAAAACGTCGAATTCATCGAGGCGGAGCTCGGCCTGGAACGCTTCAACGTGAGGGCGGAGAAGGACCGGGACGAAGAGCGCATCGATCTGTTATGGGATTAG
- the rnc gene encoding ribonuclease III: MKPSDGLEALQNLLGYRFGDEGLLHRALVHRSYLHENPHLDEKDNETLEFLGDAVLGLAISHFLLEQFPDYNEGELSRLRSAIVNERELTRIAVELNLGEYLLLGKGEEMTGGRRKASLLADSLEALLASIYLDGGLDAVLGVIKKLFDVYLRFEKREHVLKALDKDYKTQLQELTQARYKLTPVYVLDREEGPDHDKTFHMNVVLEGQVLAGGSGKSKKDAQQAAAEKALQIIAADSWSLD; encoded by the coding sequence ATGAAACCGTCCGACGGGCTTGAGGCGCTTCAGAACCTTCTCGGCTACCGTTTCGGCGATGAAGGACTCCTTCACCGGGCCCTGGTGCACCGGTCCTACCTGCACGAGAATCCACACCTGGACGAGAAGGATAACGAAACCCTCGAGTTTTTGGGGGATGCGGTGCTGGGGCTTGCGATCAGCCACTTCCTGTTGGAACAGTTTCCGGACTACAACGAAGGGGAGCTCTCCCGTCTCCGGTCCGCCATCGTCAACGAACGGGAGTTGACCCGGATCGCCGTCGAGCTCAATCTCGGAGAATACCTGTTGCTGGGAAAGGGCGAGGAGATGACCGGCGGACGCCGGAAAGCCTCCTTGCTGGCCGACAGCCTGGAAGCTCTGCTCGCGTCCATCTACCTCGATGGCGGCCTGGACGCGGTTCTCGGCGTGATCAAGAAGCTCTTCGACGTGTATCTTCGGTTCGAAAAGCGGGAACATGTTCTCAAGGCGCTGGACAAGGACTACAAAACCCAACTGCAGGAACTGACCCAGGCCCGGTACAAGCTCACTCCGGTGTATGTTCTGGACCGTGAGGAGGGGCCGGACCACGACAAGACCTTTCACATGAACGTGGTCCTCGAAGGGCAGGTGTTGGCCGGCGGATCGGGCAAAAGCAAGAAAGACGCCCAGCAGGCCGCCGCCGAGAAGGCACTGCAAATCATTGCCGCGGATTCATGGTCCCTTGACTGA
- a CDS encoding D-glycero-alpha-D-manno-heptose-1,7-bisphosphate 7-phosphatase, with amino-acid sequence MLTWINSPPSGGDRYLFVDRDGVINVDDDAYIKTVDDYGFYAEALEALAWLKARRVGVIVISNQSGLNRGIIAWDDFWAIHESMVRGIREAGGDLLAAYYCPHRPDEGCSCRKPAPGMILAACNTYPITPETTYMIGDRTSDLLAAENAGCRGVLLDRSADGTELAPFEGADGSFDRFPGLLEAVHSIFSD; translated from the coding sequence GTGCTGACCTGGATCAATTCACCGCCCTCCGGGGGCGATCGATACCTCTTCGTGGACCGCGACGGGGTGATCAACGTCGACGACGATGCCTACATCAAGACCGTGGATGATTACGGATTCTACGCCGAAGCCCTGGAAGCTCTCGCTTGGCTAAAGGCACGCCGCGTCGGAGTGATCGTGATCAGCAACCAGTCCGGGCTCAACCGCGGAATCATCGCCTGGGATGATTTCTGGGCCATTCATGAATCGATGGTCCGCGGCATCCGCGAGGCCGGAGGCGACCTGCTCGCGGCCTATTATTGTCCCCACCGCCCCGATGAAGGCTGTTCGTGCCGCAAGCCTGCCCCGGGAATGATTTTAGCAGCCTGCAACACCTATCCGATTACTCCTGAGACGACGTACATGATCGGGGACAGGACATCGGATCTTCTCGCCGCTGAGAACGCGGGTTGCCGGGGCGTCCTGCTCGACCGCTCCGCCGACGGCACGGAGCTTGCGCCGTTTGAGGGCGCCGACGGATCGTTCGATCGCTTTCCCGGTCTCCTGGAAGCCGTTCACTCTATTTTTTCCGATTGA
- a CDS encoding DUF1614 domain-containing protein has product MLYPPFLPFFLFVFLFILLAMFALFQLGLFTMALSRLGIAPEYLFSLLLLCIVGSLVNIPIRRIRLDTEYEDRHEISFFGIRFRPPPLQRSREMILAVNVGGAIIPSLLSLYLFTHAANPIRMLLALAAVTFVVYKLARPVPGVGIATPMFIPPIAAALAGMIFNYEWAAPTAYMAGTLGTLIGADILHLGKIRQLRTPMASIGGAGTFDGIFLTGILAVLLS; this is encoded by the coding sequence ATGCTCTACCCCCCTTTTCTGCCGTTTTTTCTTTTTGTGTTCCTGTTCATCCTGCTGGCCATGTTCGCCCTGTTTCAACTGGGATTGTTCACCATGGCCTTAAGCCGCCTGGGAATCGCGCCCGAATACCTTTTTTCTCTTCTTCTCCTGTGCATTGTGGGGAGCCTCGTCAACATCCCCATCCGCCGAATAAGGCTCGACACGGAGTATGAAGACCGGCACGAGATTTCCTTTTTCGGCATCCGGTTCCGGCCGCCGCCCCTGCAGCGAAGCCGCGAAATGATCCTGGCCGTCAACGTGGGAGGCGCGATCATCCCATCCCTGCTGTCCCTGTACCTGTTCACCCACGCCGCGAACCCGATCCGCATGCTGCTCGCCCTGGCGGCCGTCACTTTCGTCGTCTACAAGCTTGCCCGGCCCGTCCCGGGGGTGGGAATCGCCACGCCCATGTTCATTCCGCCAATCGCCGCGGCGCTGGCGGGCATGATTTTCAACTACGAATGGGCGGCACCCACGGCATACATGGCCGGCACGCTGGGCACTCTCATCGGGGCCGACATTCTGCATCTCGGCAAGATTAGGCAACTGCGCACCCCAATGGCCTCCATCGGGGGCGCCGGGACCTTCGACGGCATATTCCTCACGGGGATCCTTGCCGTCCTTCTTTCCTGA
- a CDS encoding DUF362 domain-containing protein: protein MASRVYYTDLRAGNDQSLLDKIRNLAESAGIQKVVRKRGLTAVKIHFGERGNTAFIRPLLVRPVIDSIVRAGGKPFLTDANTLYVGTRGNAVDHLTTAVLNGFAYAVVGAPLIVADGIDGKDDVTVPLNFKHCKEAFVGTAIARADSIISLAHFKLHEATGFGGAIKNVGMGSASRRGKMAQHSEVSPQLILKNCIGCGVCRDQCAHEAIELVDRPEDAPRPEPKITQMARIDPRRCVGCAACIHACPQHALEVDWKTDLPRFMERMVEYTAGALKGKEKHSLFINFLTQISPACDCHSYADAPIVADIGILASRDPVAIDQASMDLVNAQPPLDSSCIAGNPFAREDKVRAVYPHIDWQHQLDYAESVGLGGRAYDLVKA, encoded by the coding sequence ATGGCAAGTCGGGTCTACTACACCGATCTCAGGGCCGGCAACGACCAGAGCCTCTTGGACAAAATCCGGAACCTGGCCGAGTCGGCGGGCATTCAGAAAGTGGTCAGGAAGAGAGGCCTGACGGCCGTGAAAATCCACTTCGGAGAACGCGGCAATACGGCTTTCATCCGCCCGCTGCTGGTGCGCCCGGTCATCGACTCCATCGTCCGGGCCGGAGGAAAGCCGTTTCTTACGGATGCCAACACGCTCTATGTCGGGACGCGGGGGAATGCGGTGGATCATCTCACCACCGCCGTTCTCAATGGGTTCGCCTACGCGGTGGTCGGGGCTCCTCTCATCGTGGCCGATGGAATCGACGGGAAGGATGACGTGACCGTGCCGCTGAACTTCAAACACTGCAAGGAAGCGTTCGTGGGAACCGCCATTGCAAGGGCCGATTCCATCATTTCCCTGGCTCACTTCAAGCTGCACGAAGCGACGGGCTTCGGTGGAGCGATCAAGAACGTCGGCATGGGCTCGGCGTCGCGCCGGGGTAAAATGGCTCAGCATTCCGAGGTGTCTCCGCAGCTGATTCTCAAGAATTGCATCGGCTGCGGCGTGTGCCGGGACCAGTGCGCCCACGAGGCGATCGAGCTGGTGGACCGGCCCGAGGATGCGCCCCGTCCCGAACCAAAGATCACTCAGATGGCGCGGATCGATCCGCGCAGATGCGTCGGTTGCGCCGCATGCATCCATGCATGTCCTCAGCACGCGCTCGAAGTCGATTGGAAAACGGATCTGCCCAGGTTCATGGAGAGGATGGTGGAATACACCGCCGGGGCCCTCAAGGGAAAGGAGAAACATTCCCTGTTCATCAATTTTCTCACCCAGATTTCACCGGCCTGCGACTGCCATTCCTATGCCGATGCCCCCATCGTGGCGGACATCGGAATCCTGGCTTCCCGCGATCCGGTGGCCATCGACCAGGCGTCCATGGACCTCGTGAATGCGCAGCCGCCCCTGGATTCCTCGTGCATCGCGGGCAACCCGTTCGCCCGCGAAGACAAGGTGAGGGCCGTGTATCCCCATATCGACTGGCAACATCAACTGGATTATGCCGAATCGGTGGGCCTGGGCGGCAGAGCTTATGACCTGGTAAAAGCTTGA
- a CDS encoding ATP-binding protein, which produces MIFDLTNTRFMTPFGIVLLAGTIAECLSQEKKVRYRRPSNRRTRQFLSGIGFNKFFQLADVEHKIESSHVQLRRLDSIDYLLTDQIVDVFSYAITMSDGLQGSLKLALNEIMTNVFDHSGSAKGCYVCAQAYEKEEIIRLCVADFGVGLFTRLKEKYSNLKNSYEAIKLAVREGITTRSGQEGGYGLSHIRRFIEVNAGKMSILTGDGKAVWNYGGLKTKLRKQTMHLPFSGTIINLEINVDRESVYFLINSEDEIF; this is translated from the coding sequence GTGATATTTGACCTCACAAACACGAGATTCATGACCCCGTTCGGGATAGTACTATTGGCAGGAACGATTGCAGAGTGCCTTAGTCAAGAAAAAAAAGTTCGATACCGAAGGCCGTCAAATCGGAGAACCAGGCAATTCCTATCCGGAATAGGATTTAACAAATTTTTTCAACTTGCTGATGTAGAGCATAAAATAGAAAGTTCACATGTTCAATTGAGGAGACTCGATTCTATCGACTATCTACTTACAGACCAGATAGTTGATGTTTTTAGCTATGCAATAACGATGTCCGATGGCTTACAGGGATCTCTCAAGCTTGCATTAAATGAGATAATGACTAATGTTTTCGATCATAGTGGATCAGCAAAGGGTTGTTATGTCTGTGCTCAGGCTTACGAAAAAGAAGAGATCATAAGGTTGTGTGTTGCTGATTTTGGAGTAGGTCTCTTCACAAGATTGAAAGAAAAATACAGTAACCTGAAGAATTCCTATGAGGCGATCAAGCTTGCTGTTAGAGAAGGTATCACGACCCGATCCGGGCAAGAAGGTGGATATGGACTTTCGCATATACGAAGGTTTATTGAGGTCAACGCGGGGAAGATGTCGATCCTGACAGGAGATGGAAAGGCGGTCTGGAATTACGGTGGGCTAAAGACCAAACTAAGAAAACAGACGATGCATCTTCCATTTAGTGGAACGATAATTAACTTGGAAATAAATGTCGATCGGGAGAGCGTTTATTTTCTCATCAACAGCGAGGATGAGATTTTTTGA
- a CDS encoding STAS-like domain-containing protein translates to MKIDIQEVCGKKTVTREDGQVINRLLTRNWDDTDRFYLDFGNLLVASVSFIDEAFGKLALCHTSDDLKRKLVFQNMVPYDRKLLNDILISRLRQQTIATKTACRSHSQLKNGTT, encoded by the coding sequence ATGAAAATCGATATCCAAGAGGTATGTGGGAAAAAAACTGTCACGCGGGAAGACGGCCAAGTCATCAATCGACTTTTGACCCGGAATTGGGATGATACCGATCGGTTTTACCTTGATTTCGGGAATTTGTTAGTTGCTTCTGTCTCGTTTATCGACGAGGCATTCGGCAAACTCGCGCTCTGCCACACGAGCGACGATTTAAAACGAAAACTTGTTTTCCAAAACATGGTTCCTTACGATCGAAAGCTCCTAAACGACATCCTCATCTCAAGGCTTCGGCAGCAGACTATCGCAACCAAAACCGCATGTCGTTCGCATTCCCAATTGAAGAATGGGACAACCTAG
- a CDS encoding ExeA family protein: MHTQFYGLSREPFAINPDPDFWYRSHSHQEVLSSIITGIEERKGILLVTGETGTGKTILLRQVLQALDPRVKAVLISRPPETFEELLKEVLRGLGLPPGEPDKSSMLSRLHEYLYRGSSGDEILLMAVDEAHEMSGEVLEELRVLCNPDPRRPGPGAVQLIFAGRPEFEEKLRSRELRQVIQRVSLRCRLEPLTESEIREYVEHRLKTAGGSGTGIFAPDAVDLICRHSRGIPLNVNALAYMAICGGYALSRKQIGPDVVEKVSPVLGGRKPQRWKEATGSVKALAGLNGDSPLITKVTYALLAYSFLALFIVFWLNLLF, from the coding sequence ATGCACACACAGTTTTATGGCCTCTCCCGGGAACCTTTCGCCATAAACCCTGACCCTGATTTCTGGTACCGAAGCCACAGTCATCAGGAAGTCCTGTCGTCGATAATAACCGGAATCGAGGAGCGGAAAGGCATTCTCCTCGTCACGGGCGAAACGGGAACCGGAAAAACCATTCTTCTCCGGCAGGTGCTGCAGGCGCTCGATCCCCGCGTGAAGGCCGTCCTCATAAGCAGGCCGCCGGAGACTTTCGAAGAACTGCTGAAGGAGGTCCTTCGGGGTCTCGGCCTTCCCCCGGGGGAGCCGGACAAGAGCTCGATGCTCTCCCGGTTGCACGAATACCTCTACCGTGGGTCGTCCGGGGATGAAATCCTGCTCATGGCCGTGGACGAAGCCCACGAAATGAGCGGGGAAGTGCTGGAGGAATTGCGCGTGCTCTGCAACCCCGACCCCAGGAGACCGGGGCCGGGAGCCGTGCAGCTGATTTTTGCGGGGAGACCGGAATTCGAGGAAAAGCTCCGGTCCCGGGAATTGAGACAGGTCATTCAAAGGGTTTCGCTTCGTTGCCGGCTCGAGCCACTGACCGAAAGCGAAATCCGGGAATATGTCGAGCACCGGCTGAAAACGGCCGGGGGCAGCGGAACCGGTATTTTCGCCCCCGATGCCGTCGATCTGATCTGCAGGCACAGCCGGGGCATTCCCCTGAACGTCAACGCGCTTGCCTACATGGCCATCTGTGGGGGCTATGCCCTGTCTCGGAAACAAATCGGTCCGGACGTCGTGGAAAAGGTCTCCCCGGTCCTGGGCGGCCGCAAGCCGCAAAGATGGAAAGAGGCGACCGGGTCGGTCAAGGCTCTTGCCGGCCTTAACGGGGACAGCCCGCTGATCACGAAGGTCACCTACGCCTTGCTGGCCTATTCCTTCCTGGCGCTGTTCATTGTCTTCTGGTTGAACCTGCTCTTCTGA